The genomic window GCCGGCAGCGCCGTCGGCATCATCTCCCTGGGCATTCAGGTCTGCCAAGGACTCGTCCAGTATGCTGACGCAGTCCGAGGGCAGCAACGGGACGTGGACGATGGCATGGATGAGGTTCGGTCGTTGCTCGCCGTTTTCAAATCACTCGAACAAACCATTGCTCGAATCGAAACCGACAGCCCGGAGAATGCCAAGTCACTCCTCGAACACCTTCGACAGGCTGAGGCGAAACTCCGAAGCCTGGAAGAGATGTTAACAGAGGTCGGCATCCCGGTCAACACCTCGAGCAGCATCAAGGGAAAGATGAAGGAAACGTACCGGGCGGCGATCTATCCCATGAAGAAAAGCAAGCTCGAGGGGGCTCGTCAGAGTGTCCAATCCTTGTTGGGCATCCTCACGACCGCTCTGCAGACAGCAGACCTGTAACTTTGCGTCATCGCCAGAGTTAAGACTTATCTAGGCTAACTGGGTTTTCCAGGGACCTAGGAATTTCGCAGGCCGATGCCTTGAAGACTCTCCAATCGATCACCAATTCCAGTGTTAGCGAGTTGAAAGCCGCCGTTGAAGCCAACTCAACACAGCTCGGCAGCATTCAGGCCACATCTCGGCGAGAGTTTTCTGATATCAGCAACAGCCTCGTCTCAACCAGAGCAGAGGTTCAGGCGTTTTCAACCCGTTCAGCCAACCAATTAGATTCTGTTGGCGGTGATATCAGGGAAAGTCTTCAAAATACTCAGCTCCTTGTTGGAATGATAAGAGATCTCAGTCTCCAGATCAACGCTGCCTCAGCAAACTCTGTGCATACAGGGTCTCACAACCAGGTTAGGGTCTTTATCACTTACCAAACAGCACAAGTTAATCATCAGCTATTAGAATGCCCTGCTTATGACAACGCTAGGCTCACGAGTTCCTCCAAGCTCTCTCAAGCAGGCTTGTGACTTGTACGCAACTGACACTAATCTCATTTCTGAGTCCTCTAGGGGTACCAACGAAGTTCCGCAACCTCGCCGCCGTCGAAGGCATTGCAAGTGTCCCTCACGACCCAAAAGGAGGGACGACTTTCTTCCTACAGTCAGTCGGGGAGCCTATTTTGAGCAAACTACTTTCTCGGAGCATGATGTCGGCTGTCCCTTTGCGAAATTCGCCCGCCGGAGATCCACAACGAAGGCTGGAGCGCGATTTCATCTTCAGCTTCGAGGCCTATTCTCAACACTGGTTGACGTTAGCATGTGCTTAACGACGGGGGCAGGGGGCTTCAGTCTAAGCCCATGCTTGAGATACGTGCACACCCTCACCGAAGAAGGCCCTGTGTTGCGGCTCATTTCCGACTGCTTCCATTCAAGCCCTACTTCCCATGTCAGCGGGCAAAAAGAAACCATGGTGGATAAGCTTCTGCATATGAAAAGGCAGATCACAACGTGTTTCGAGCGAGGGACAGCATCGCCGTATgatatccatccatctttaTCTATGCCATACTGCATAGTAAGTCTAATAAATTCTATGTCCTATGCTGCATAGCCCAAGGCTTTCAGCTTTTCTCATCGTAATTGCGTTCAATCCCACCTCACCTCGACTTCATTCCCTCCTGGTCGATAAGCAGATATAACTGATAGCGAAAGCGGTCCTTGTAAAATGCGAATAAATCAACTACTAACGTCTCACAGTACCTACTATTTCATATAAACATCTTTTTCCCACGGGCAAGATACGACGAAGCAGCTTTCAGAGTTTTCCTTGACATGATGCAGTGGCTTGCCGATGCGAGTGCTCTGGAGATGGCCAAACAGAATGCGGAAGAGTGGTAGGTTAGGTCTTCATTTACATGCCGTCAGGCCCAAACTTTAACATGGGTACTTATGTACAGGATGTTCATTTCATTCGGCCGGTGGCAAGGCTTGCTATCGAGGTTGCCAGACAACGACAAGAACAGGGCAGTCGCGCTTGATTTTTTCAGATGCCTCCTGGATACTATCGAACCTGGCGACGAGTCCGTCATCAAACTACTTGTCTGTTCCAAGTTGGATTATGTTCACCCGCTTCTGATGAGTTATGCATCGCGTAAGTTAGGGGACCCTCTAAGCCGCCAACACTATTTGCTAATTGCTCAAGCAGCGGATGTGTCGCCAATGGCCTGGGCAATTCTCTCTAGGTCTATGCCCGAGCTTGAATACCAACTCAAACTCGCCCCGGCCGCGTTGTTTGAGAGAACTTATGGCTACACGACGCTCCAACTTGCAAGCACTTGGCCACAAGGCTTGACGAGACTCCTCCAAACCGATGCTCGGGCACTTCTCCATGAACCAATACCAAACGACGGGAATCTATTCACATCTGTTTAtcatacttatttttattataaacaCTTTTATCCCTCCACTCTGGGCCCTTTGCTTAACGCAGGATACACTCTGTTTCCGGGTAACAACTACGACACATTACAAGATCTTGTCACAAGCTGTACGGAAATAGCAGTACCAATAATAGCCAGGCATCTCTCCCAAAGGCTCCAACAACTGTCTGAAACGGCAGCCAAGTTTGGAGTCACCTCGAACCATGATCCTTCGATCCCAGATTTTGACACGGCAGCCCGCTGGTGCCTGGCTCTTGAGGAGTTGGGCGAGTTCATTGATCCATCGATACGGGTGCCCATGAACGACAACATGATTCCTACCATCTACCACATCAGAACCATGCCGCTCAGCTTCTTCCCCATATTTTACGAACACGGATTTATCCACGTCAACACATGCGATCAGAGGGGACTGCCGCCTATGTTCGTAAGGTGGGGGTCATTTCGTTATGCCCACGAGTACTTTCTCTCCCAGCGCGTGCTAAGAGGCGACTTGGGGGCATTCCATAACATGCCATGGCTCCGGCAACATGGATTTCTTGACCAGAAGCCTCATGACCCTCTAAGACTAGGACTTAACATTGATGTAACTGGTGCCCACCGCGTCGCTGCTGAAATGGGGTcaagccttggcctcgacctTGACTATCAACAAGACATAGATCATTACTTGTCTCCAGCCGCAGACCTTTTGCGGCAATTCGCCAGGGACTCCCATCGAGACAAGTGCGTTTGCTGGTGCAACTTTGATGGTGACGGCTGTTCACCACTCAAGCTCCTCTACAAGTCCCATGCGCACCCAGCAAACCCTTACGGAGGTATCAGGGTGTGGAAACAAAACGAATTCCAGACCAACAGTATCAAGAGGCTCCTCTTCGACTTTGACATGTTTGGGGACCCAACAGCAACTCCGACACCGAGTGTCAAACAACAGAGAAAAAGAGAGCAGACCACAAATACGCAACCGTCGACGCGAGCCTTGGAGCTTGTTCGCCTCTCGACATTTGAAGCGCTTGAGATGACTCACACTTGTTGTATGCTCGAGGAGTCAGGGAAGAACGGCCACTACATCGATGCCATTCTGAACTGCAACCCCAGCACCGCCAGAGACATTCGACAGTccgaggaagagagaaggaACGCTGAGCTCCTCGATACCCTGACGAATGAATTCTCCAATGTCATGCAGCAGGATTATCAGGAAAAGTCTCTACTTGATTTCATATTCGGCTATTGGAAAACTCGAATCGAGGGTCTCTACGCCGTGCGAGAAGTGGAGGTTCAGAAGATACAAGAACACGTCAACAACGTGCGTACTGGTAAGTGCAATCACTATCTTCCGTCTtaccttaagattaaatagccttattatgCATAGGTATCTGGCCTAGACCACTACGAAGGCTTCTCTGGCCTCGCGACTGGAATGGCGAAAATAATGATTTTGAGTCAGTACCTGAAGAAGCCAATTCTGATGAAGATGCACCTCATGATGAGCAACGGGAAGGGGAAGATCGTCATTAAGAAGAGACAATGAGCACAGATATTATTTGACATCTCACCGAGCTCGGATACCAGTTCTCGTAGCATTTTGAAATACAAAGCAATTTGGCTTAAATTGTCTTTAACAGAGATAGAGACGGCATGGCCATAGTGCAGTATAATGGAACTAATGTCGAATATAATAATGTATAAGCTAGTCCTATTCAACAGCTTATTTCCCCTGTCTCTGTTCAAGGACGAATATATTAGAAGTTACTATTTCTACCTTCTCACATAGAGTCAGGTACAGCAGGAAAGAAGGTGTGCAAAATAGAATGATAGTGTGAGACCCAGAGGCTGAAATCAGGGTTGATAAAAGGTATTCAATGGCTGGACTAAATACTGCATACTGAAGAGTCTTCTATCATTACAGCACTGTGTCCTAGGCTCCAAGACCTTGTGCACCTGACATCACTTGCCAAGGGGCTCACGAACCGCTGGGACATACTGTAATAAGGCAGATGGTCAGTAACATCCATTTAGAAAAGTAGACTCTACACTAGACTCACTGGCAGGACCTGGGCTTTTTCAAGGTCCCACACGCCGCTGGTGGCGTATACATCATTCTCAATGATTTTGTGCACCTCGTCGATGCTCTCAGCAGAATAGACGACAACGCTCCCCTTGAATAGAGCCGGCTCTCCATCAACAGGATGCTTCTCAAAAATGGCGCCTATCAAAGCCGATTAGATAATAACGATTGTAGTTATCTGTCACTCACCGCCCGCTGGTAGTGTCCCGGAAGCGATCAATGGTTTGATGCCTTCATAGTGCGTCCTTCGAGGCGTGATGTCAATTATGATACTGTAAGCGGCTCAAGCGACTTACGCTTTCACTTTCTTTCTGATTTCTAATACATTAGGCTTATCAGGCATGATTGCAAGCCATTCTTTCTTTGCTACACCCGTCGCCATAGTGCGTTGTGCTTGGTGAAGGGTGGAGAGTCTCGGTGCCAAGAGGGGTCGGGCGAGTGAACGCAGGATAGAAGCTGGCATGATGAACTAGATGATGATCCGAGGGTAGGTCATTGAATCAAATATCGGCAATATTACATTGTATTTATCTATCTCTGTCTATCATTCGCTGGGAATGGTTTCCGTCTCCCTCCGGGACAGGAGCGGGATGTCATTCCGGCGGTACGTACCGAACGGAGCGAGATTCCGGACCACTTCAAAACGCCGTGATAACCACGAGAACGCTTCCCATTTATCTCATGTAGCCTTTGCTTACTGCAGCGAGTCagactcttcttctttcatcATAATGTCTCTCTGCTGTTCTTCCCTTCGCATTGGAAGCTTTCTTTCTACCCTTCGCCCTCTGACCCTCAGACTAACAAGCAATCTCCATATCCACGGCCAGCCCAGTACGCACCCTTGTCGAacattctcctcctcaatgcCGCTCCGGGCCATAATACAGCCGGTCTTTAGCCCTGAGGCTATTCATCGTAAGTGTCTCCTATTACTCCACTAACCCGGTGCTGATGCCTGTCGTCAGCGATCGGACCCTACTCCCAAGCCATCAAGGCAAATGGCTTCGTGTTTCTTTCCGGTCAACTTCCAGCCGACTCTCAAGGCAAGTTGATCGAAGGTACCACCACCGATAAGGCGCACAAGATGTGTCAGAATGCCCAGGCAGTCCTGGAGGCAGCCGGCTCCAGCCTGGACAAGGTCGTCAAGGTCACGGTGAGTGCTTGAGGCTAGCGACGATGCGTCCTGCTAACAAGACACAAGGTCTACTTTCGCAACATGGATGATTTCAAGGAGGTGAATGAGGTGTATGCCGAGTATTTCCCTCACAAGCCTGCTCGGAGCGCCTGCGAGGCAACAAAGCTGCCACTGGGTGCAAGCCTGGAGATGGATATTATTGCTGTACAGTAGATATTTGACATGGGAACGCATACTTGGCACACCACACTTGCCTTTTGACACACTGCCCACCGAGGATAACTGCCCAACTTGAACAAATTCTTATGAATACATCCTTCTGTTATTTGATAGTAATGATCTCAGACAGTAAGGggattatctaatattagacAAAGTTTCTTCAGTTGTTATTTCAATAACGTGTCCGCCGTTCACAAaatcaaagaacacaataATAAACATGTGGCATGATGGTAAACCCGTGTTATTGAAGAGCAATTTAACTTCATAGCGGTTAAATTACTCTTCAATGACAGGGTTTTACGATCATTTGTTCATtattgtgttctttgatcttgTGAACGGcggagacgtcattgagATAACACAATAACAATACTGCAACGCTTCcaaagccttcttcttcttcaacttcgTCTGGCGACAGCCATACAAGACCAAATAGTGGAAAGATAATTCTTATAGGCAAGACAGCATCTTTCCTCTTCCATAGGGAGTATAACGGCCTTCCATTTACACTCTCCTGGAAAGATGAAGGGTGGCATCTTGCCTGCGAGGCTCACCTTTCCACCATTTGGCCGTGTAGAGCTGCCGCAATAAGGCTCGCCTTCTCCATGAGGAGGCAAGTGGACCAGTCAACAAAAACAACAGCCTTGGCCCCTTCGTTCCCTGCTCCCTGCCGTTGGCCCTTTTGTCATCGTCTTCCGAGTCAACATGGCTTCCATCACAGTAACAAGGACACCAACTGCCCAGGGAAGCCCCTTGATGGAGACAATTGCGTGATGCTGTTTTCAGAGAGTATCACCAGAAACTTCGTCCTACCAGAAGAAAGTTCCAGCCGCAGTGGCATGATTTCTGAGGAGATGAGAAGGAATTTCGGTCGAGTTGGTTGTTTCTGTTCTCTTCGCCGGGTTCAAGTTACCTAGACGAATTCATCAGCGGCACACGGGCGGGGAGGGGCAGTGTCTTATTGATGAACATGGAACCAGGGAAGCTTGAGTCTCATCCCCATGAAATGAATGATTTGttgacaatgatgatgattcaTTATTCTCAAGCAAAGTTGTACACCGCTTGTTGCTCGGTAAGGGTCAACCCTCATGTCGAAGCATCGTCCCTGGTACGATGATGGTGGAGTCGATTGCGGAGCCGGCGAGCGGGAGCGAGCACGATCCCTGCTAGAGAGTGGAGGTTTTCGGCAGTTCAAGATGGAGAGGACCCGTTCTTGACGACATGGCCTGTTGAGCAGTGATTTACAGGTTACAAACTTGATATGAAATGCCCGATTGGGTGCTTGGAAAAGATTGGTGTCGTATGTTAGCCGAGGGGGGTAGGAAGAGCAGACGAGACGCCAGACGGTCGCTGATCCTCATCCTTTGCACCATGCAAGGCGGAGGATGATTTCTACCTAAAAGAGGCAACTATGAACAAGAATGAGCATGAATATATTCACACATTGGCTATATACTCTTCCATTCGTATGATAAGATTCGCTCTTACCAATTCCTAAAGTACTCATAAATTTGTCACTTCTTTACTTTGGTACATCACAGACAAAGTGCCCCTCACTGCATCccagcctcttcttctctcttcgCGCTCGACAACCACCCAATTCCCTCGGTTAGACACTCAATGCAACCCTGATCAGTCGATTCACCTCCGCATTTCGGGTCATCCAGGATGCAAGggagcttctcctccagtCAGAAACGGCCTCTCCATCCAGGGGTAGCAGCACCCCCGCGGGACTACCGTCTGGGGGAAATCCGGGGTTGAGTGAGACAGGGTCCAGGTACTGCTGATGTATCCCGATTGTATCGTGGCTGCTTGCGTATCTGCCTCTCTGCTTCTCCAAATACCATTTGGTGACCTCTTGCGAAACCTAGATAATCTCACTCAAACGCCTCGCATACGCATCCATGACGCCATGAAATTTCCCGCCTTTCACCTCCTTTAAAGAGCAACACCCCCAACATCCTCAACAGTTCGGCTCTCTCCCTGATCTGCGGGGTCGAAAGCTCACAAAAACACAAAGTCTCAACTTCAATTGAACAGCTCCAGCATCATGTCCGCCCTCGGAAGCCGCGTCGCTCGCTCTGTGGTCGCTCTTCGACCCCTCCCCGCAGTTCAACGTGGTCTCCGCACATCGAGCGCTGTTCGTCAGGACGACCCGCACCCTTACGAGGCGAAGGAGCCAAAGCCAAGAGGCGACCAGTAAGTCCGGAACTCTATCGAAGAAGCTCCAGCTGAATTGATCTCTCCAGAAACAAGttgcttgcccttggcgcTGTTGCCGTTGGAGTCGGATTCTGGTGGTTCTACCGAGGAGGCAAGCCAGCACCCGCGACCGAATCGTCAGGCGAAAAGGCTGCGAGCAAGTAGAGGCGATACATTCCTGCGAGACTCTGCGACTCGATGATTGCATATCACGTACACGATCGAAGCATTGAGAAAGCGACAGCAACATGGAAAAGTAGTCTATTTACTCATAGTCCCGAAAAGAGGGCTCGATAGCTTGCGAAATTGAACTCGGCTGTTCCGACAGAGTCCTTTGTGCTGTTGAGTTATGTCTTGGTGATAGGGGAGCCGCATCGAGTCCTGGTGTGCTGATGGGATCACTGAACATCACGACACATGGCCGTAAAAGCGCTCATCTTGCCGATTTCAGCTTCGATAGACATCCATGTCGAAAGAAACAAGCCACCAGTGCTGAGTGCTTGAGAATTTGCATATATTGTGTTATGCTAACCAAATGATATCAATAGAAATACCAGTCACCCCTTGGAAGGGCATATCCTGAGGAATATTCTAGTGGATTTCAACCATCAGACCATCAGAAACAACTATACTGGCTTGAAAAACCTACTCCAGTACATCAGTGGTTTCAAATCTCCCCCGTCGTTTAGTAGCTACATCCATGGCAAGCGCCGTGCCTTTGGAGAACGGGGAGTAATAAAGGGCCGTTGTAACTCTCCTCATACAATATTGCAACTCAAGAGTTTCCACGTCAGATATCAATATTTGAATTACTAGTTTCATCGCTCTACCAATGAACAAGACTCATGTGTGTATTGCCAGGAGATCGGCTGCTTGGTTTGATATCCAATTACCCTTCATCACTTCGGCCGATTTCttgtatatttttattatgtCCTCATTCTAAAATACGCTCAATGGCTAAAACACTGAGTGTTTATTTTGGCAAGTTGCAGGGTATCTGGGAGGCAAGGAATTTTCTTCCCTGGTAGGTAATCGGGCTAAGAACTCGACTTCAAGGCACAAGATGAACTCGCTGCATTTCTAGGACTTTCTATCTTGCTGAACTTGCACCTATGCCA from Fusarium falciforme chromosome 2, complete sequence includes these protein-coding regions:
- a CDS encoding YCII domain-containing protein — encoded protein: MPASILRSLARPLLAPRLSTLHQAQRTMATGVAKKEWLAIMPDKPNVLEIRKKVKATHYEGIKPLIASGTLPAGGAIFEKHPVDGEPALFKGSVVVYSAESIDEVHKIIENDVYATSGVWDLEKAQVLPYVPAVREPLGK